The Triplophysa rosa linkage group LG25, Trosa_1v2, whole genome shotgun sequence genome window below encodes:
- the si:ch211-246m6.4 gene encoding transcription factor 15: MLKCHGATEDLRTPDQKQLPPGCYFHSSKSAMGSQHLHHGLPATSTMKSTHPTHDTQSLPSDPDELDSASDSSEKSTGAGSPTRGHGEGARRRGLRGLRRLAGVSKQRQAANARERDRTHSVNTAFTALRTLIPTEPAERKLSKIETLRLASSYISHLANVLLLGEDCRDGQPCLKYHNILQSTNLKNPPVRPICTFCLSNQRKTLRDGDKHTPA; the protein is encoded by the exons ATGCTTAAGTGCCACGGGGCCACGGAAGACCTCCGGACACCGGATCAGAAGCAGCTGCCCCCcggctgctattttcactcatCTAAAAGCGCCATGGGCAGCCAGCATCTGCACCATGGGCTACCCGCGACAAGCACCATGAAGTCCACGCATCCCACGCACGACACCCAGAGTCTGCCCTCCGATCCCGACGAGCTCGACAGCGCGAGCGACAGCTCCGAGAAATCCACCGGGGCCGGGAGTCCCACGCGGGGCCACGGGGAAGGCGCGAGGCGCCGTGGGCTACGCGGGCTACGCAGACTCGCGGGCGTGAGCAAACAGCGCCAGGCAGCTAACGCGCGAGAGCGAGACCGCACGCACAGCGTCAACACGGCCTTCACGGCTCTGCGCACCCTCATCCCCACGGAGCCGGCGGAAAGGAAGTTGTCGAAAATCGAGACTCTGCGATTGGCGTCCAGCTACATTTCGCACCTGGCCAACGTGCTGCTGCTCGGGGAGGACTGCAGGGACGGACAGCCGTGTCTGAAGTATCACAATATCTTACAAAGCACCAACCTCAAAAATCCTCCGGTACGACCCATCTGCACTTTCTGCCTTAGTAACCAAAGGAAAACG TTAAGAGACGGGGACAAGCACACGCCTGCGTGA
- the LOC130548731 gene encoding hatching enzyme 1.2-like isoform X1: MNTRASFSILLLLCGVSQALFLTEQKLDDMLVTEPEDVDITTKILDSNNGSTELLIEGDLVFPKTRNALYCFNNNCLWKKNSKNLVEVPYTVSSEFTYNEKRTIENAMMTFHSKTCIRFVPRSSQMDYISIEDKDGCYSSLGRTGGQQVVSLNRYGCVYHGIVQHELNHALGFYHEQTRSDRDQYVEINWEFISPDMAYNFQKQNSNNQNTPYDYGSIMHYGRTAFTNQAGMETIIPVPDASVKIGQRQEMSNTDILRINKLYGCSV, translated from the exons ATGAACACAAGAGCATCATTCTCCATTCTGCTGCTGCTGTGTGGCGTCTCACAGGCGTTATTTCTCACG GAGCAGAAGCTTGACGATATGTTAGTAACAGAGCCTGAAGATGTGGACATCACTACAAAGATTTTGGACTCCAACAATG GATCGACTGAACTCCTGATTGAAGGAGATCTGGTGTTTCCCAAAACCAGAAATGCTCTCTACTGCTTTAACAACAACTGTTTGTGGAAGAAAAACAGCAAGAATCTAGTGGAGGTGCCTTACACAGTGAGCAGTGAATTCA CATATAATGAGAAGAGGACTATCGAGAACGCCATGATGACCTTCCACAGCAAAACCTGCATCCGCTTTGTGCCCAGATCATCTCAGATGGACTACATCAGTATTGAGGACAAAGACGG GTGTTACTCTTCTCTTGGTAGAACAGGTGGCCAACAGGTGGTCTCTCTCAACAGGTACGGCTGCGTGTACCACGGCATCGTTCAACATGAGCTCAATCACGCCCTGGGCTTCTACCACGAGCAAACCAGGAGCGACCGCGACCAGTACGTCGAGATCAACTGGGAGTTCATCTCTCCTGATATGGCCTACAACTTCCAGAAACAGAACAGCAACAACCAAAACACCCCATACGACTACGGCTCCATCATGCACTATGGAAGAACGGCCTTCACCAACCAGGCTGGGATGGAAACCATCATCCCTGTTCCTGATGCGTCTGTGAAAATCGGACAGAGACAGGAAATGTCAAACACCGACATCCTGAGGATCAACAAGCTGTACGGATGCTCAGTTTGA
- the bzw1a gene encoding eIF5-mimic protein 2-A, producing the protein MNNQKQQKPTLTGQRFKTRKRDEKERFDPSLFQESIVQGLNQTGTDLEAVAKFLDASGAKLDYRRYAETLFDILVAGGMLAPGGTLSDDLTRTEFCLFTASEDLETMQAYAQVFNKLIRRYKYLEKGFEEEIKKLLLFLKGFTESERNKLAMLTGILLANGNISASILNSLYNENLVKEGVSAAFAVKLFKSWINEKDINSVSASLRKVGMDNRLMELFPANKRSCEHFSKYFTDAGLKELSDFARNQQSIGARKELQKELQEQMARGETLKDMIAYVREEMKKTNISEQTMIGIVWSSVMSSVEWNKKEELVTEQAIKLLKQYSPLLKAFTSQGLSELTLLLKIQEYCYDNIHFMKAFQKIVVLLYKADVLSEEVILKWYTEGHVAKGKSVFLEQMKKFVEWLKNAEEESESEEEEAD; encoded by the exons ATGAATAATCAAAAGCAGCAAAAGCCAACGCTTACCGGCCAGCGTTTTAAAACTCGTAAAAGAG ATGAAAAGGAGAGATTTGACCCCTCTCTGTTTCAAGAAAGTATCGTTCAAGGCTTGAACCAAACTGGCACTGATTTGGAAGCGGTTGCGAAGTTCCTTGATGCCTCTGGTGCCAAACTTGACTACCGCCGGTATGCTGAGACTCTCTTCGACATCCTGGTGGCTGGTGGAATGCTGG CCCCAGGAGGAACCTTATCTGATGACCTGACCCGTACGGAGTTCTGCCTCTTCACGGCGAGTGAAGACCTGGAGACCATGCAGGCTTACGCTCAG GTTTTTAACAAGCTGATCAGGCGTTACAAGTACCTGGAGAAAGGTTTTGAAGAAGAGATTAAAAAG CTGCTGCTGTTTTTAAAAGGGTTCACAGAGTCCGAGAGGAATAAATTGGCCATGCTTACCGGAATCCTGCTGGCCAATGGCAATATATCGGCCTCCATCCTGAACAGCCTCTACAATGAGAACTTGGTCAAGGAAG GTGTCTCCGCTGCCTTCGCTGTAAAACTGTTCAAGTCTTGGATCAACGAGAAAGACATCAACTCCGTTTCTGCTAGCCTTCGTAAAGTTGGCATGGACAATAGGCTGATG GAGCTGTTCCCTGCCAACAAGCGTAGCTGTGAACACTTCTCGAAATATTTCACCGACGCTGGGCTGAAGGAGCTCTCAGACTTTGCACGCAACCAGCAGTCCATTGGTGCTCGCAAAGAGCTTCAAAAGGAACTGCAGGAGCAGATGGCTCGCGGTGAGACCCTCAAAGAC ATGATTGCCTATGTTCGTGAGGAGATGAAGAAAACGAACATTTCAGAGCAGACTATGATCGGCATCGTGTGGTCCAGCGTAATGAGCTCCGTGGAGTGGAATAAAAAGGAGGAGCTCGTCACAGAGCAAGCCATCAAACTCTTGAAG CAATACAGCCCTCTGTTGAAGGCCTTCACTTCCCAGGGCCTGTCCGAGCTCACGCTTCTGTTGAAGATCCAGGAGTACTGCTACGACAACATCCACTTCATGAAGGCCTTCCAGAAGATCGTGGTGCTTCTTTACAAAG CTGATGTTTTGAGCGAGGAGGTTATTTTGAAGTGGTACACAGAAGGCCACGTGGCCAAAGGAAAGAGTGTCTTCCTGGAGCAGATGAAGAAGTTTGTGGAATGGCTGAAAAACGCTGAGGAGG agtCCGAATCCGAGGAAGAAGAGGCAGACTAA
- the LOC130548731 gene encoding hatching enzyme 1.2-like isoform X2: protein MNTRASFSILLLLCGVSQALFLTKLDDMLVTEPEDVDITTKILDSNNGSTELLIEGDLVFPKTRNALYCFNNNCLWKKNSKNLVEVPYTVSSEFTYNEKRTIENAMMTFHSKTCIRFVPRSSQMDYISIEDKDGCYSSLGRTGGQQVVSLNRYGCVYHGIVQHELNHALGFYHEQTRSDRDQYVEINWEFISPDMAYNFQKQNSNNQNTPYDYGSIMHYGRTAFTNQAGMETIIPVPDASVKIGQRQEMSNTDILRINKLYGCSV from the exons ATGAACACAAGAGCATCATTCTCCATTCTGCTGCTGCTGTGTGGCGTCTCACAGGCGTTATTTCTCACG AAGCTTGACGATATGTTAGTAACAGAGCCTGAAGATGTGGACATCACTACAAAGATTTTGGACTCCAACAATG GATCGACTGAACTCCTGATTGAAGGAGATCTGGTGTTTCCCAAAACCAGAAATGCTCTCTACTGCTTTAACAACAACTGTTTGTGGAAGAAAAACAGCAAGAATCTAGTGGAGGTGCCTTACACAGTGAGCAGTGAATTCA CATATAATGAGAAGAGGACTATCGAGAACGCCATGATGACCTTCCACAGCAAAACCTGCATCCGCTTTGTGCCCAGATCATCTCAGATGGACTACATCAGTATTGAGGACAAAGACGG GTGTTACTCTTCTCTTGGTAGAACAGGTGGCCAACAGGTGGTCTCTCTCAACAGGTACGGCTGCGTGTACCACGGCATCGTTCAACATGAGCTCAATCACGCCCTGGGCTTCTACCACGAGCAAACCAGGAGCGACCGCGACCAGTACGTCGAGATCAACTGGGAGTTCATCTCTCCTGATATGGCCTACAACTTCCAGAAACAGAACAGCAACAACCAAAACACCCCATACGACTACGGCTCCATCATGCACTATGGAAGAACGGCCTTCACCAACCAGGCTGGGATGGAAACCATCATCCCTGTTCCTGATGCGTCTGTGAAAATCGGACAGAGACAGGAAATGTCAAACACCGACATCCTGAGGATCAACAAGCTGTACGGATGCTCAGTTTGA